From the Deltaproteobacteria bacterium genome, one window contains:
- a CDS encoding FAD-dependent oxidoreductase → MNDLSITINNTRVQVQQGDSILLAAQRLGIYIPSLCSHPDLPPSRSLKPVDKIYQGSQAFENERPNESFQGCRLCLVELEKDGEIVQACDTIVQNGMSILTDTERVKEIRENNLMSIMAKHPHACLTCAQREGCTRETCSINVPVEERCCDKFGNCELQKVAEYIGIKAETPRWAPTSMPVLDQDPLFARDYNLCIGCTRCVRVCGDLRGVEALGAVLNSEGEVIVGTSASTLAQSGCKFCTACVEVCPTGALMDKGLPAGKKNEVLVPCVAACPAGIDIPAYVRLIKQGKFTEAAKVIREKVPFPNVLGAICAHPCEEVCRRGSVNEPVAICALKRFTLENETGFGKDKRSKPDSTGNKAAVIGSGPAGLTAAFYLQNKGHQVTVFEAQSELGGMMLFGIPRYRLPKDILARDIEAIIKTGIEVRVNTSVGSDLTWADLQQSGFNAVFISVGAQVSQRLAIEGLELDGVRWAIEFLKEVNLGRPMELKGEVVVIGGGNTAIDAAMTALRLGATSARLICLESREEMPAHSWECDDALAEGVVFHNSWGLKRLLGKDGRVTGLELKKCTSVFDKKGRFAPVYDEAETRTVEADTVLMAIGQTTELAFLDEPGIKLDYQGMIQVDPDTMQTNESSVFAGGDVTRVPGSVIDAVAAGRRAASSIDRYLGGDGVIDEVFFERVGSQPKLGREDDFAIWPRVKSPYLSAEARSSSFDRIDLGFNKEMAVEEAGRCLSCDLRLAIQSAPLPPEKWHVFDKEGINEVPDMEGVYLLADEEKQIFSIKGVLNLRSALEEELLADSRACFFQFEKDKMYTKRETEYMQIYGLAAGGDDLDDLF, encoded by the coding sequence ATGAATGATTTAAGCATAACCATAAACAATACTAGAGTTCAGGTTCAGCAAGGCGACAGCATTCTTCTAGCCGCCCAAAGGTTGGGTATATATATACCCAGCCTCTGCTCTCATCCGGACCTGCCCCCTTCCCGCTCTCTGAAACCAGTGGATAAAATCTATCAAGGAAGCCAGGCCTTTGAAAATGAACGCCCAAACGAAAGTTTTCAGGGATGCCGCCTCTGCCTGGTGGAATTAGAAAAAGACGGTGAGATAGTTCAGGCATGCGACACGATAGTGCAAAACGGGATGTCAATCCTGACCGATACCGAGCGGGTCAAAGAAATTCGCGAGAACAACCTGATGAGCATAATGGCCAAGCATCCCCACGCCTGCCTGACCTGTGCTCAGAGGGAAGGATGCACCAGAGAAACCTGCTCGATAAATGTGCCGGTTGAGGAACGATGCTGCGACAAATTCGGAAACTGTGAGCTTCAGAAAGTGGCTGAATATATCGGTATCAAGGCGGAAACCCCGAGGTGGGCGCCGACTTCGATGCCGGTCTTGGATCAGGACCCTCTGTTTGCACGCGATTATAACCTCTGCATCGGCTGCACCCGGTGTGTCAGGGTGTGCGGAGATCTGAGAGGCGTTGAAGCCCTGGGCGCTGTCTTAAATTCCGAGGGTGAGGTCATTGTCGGGACATCAGCCTCTACTTTAGCTCAATCCGGATGCAAATTCTGTACGGCTTGTGTTGAAGTCTGCCCGACGGGTGCTTTGATGGACAAAGGTTTACCGGCCGGGAAAAAAAATGAGGTCTTAGTACCTTGCGTAGCCGCCTGCCCGGCTGGAATAGATATACCGGCTTATGTACGTTTGATCAAGCAAGGTAAATTTACAGAGGCCGCAAAAGTAATCAGAGAAAAAGTCCCTTTCCCCAATGTTTTGGGGGCGATCTGTGCCCATCCGTGTGAGGAGGTCTGCCGCAGGGGGAGTGTCAATGAACCGGTTGCTATCTGTGCTCTTAAACGATTTACCCTAGAGAATGAGACCGGATTTGGGAAAGATAAAAGGTCCAAGCCCGATTCGACTGGAAATAAGGCGGCCGTAATCGGTTCAGGCCCGGCCGGTCTTACGGCAGCCTTTTACCTGCAAAACAAGGGTCACCAGGTCACGGTCTTTGAGGCCCAATCTGAGCTGGGTGGAATGATGCTGTTCGGTATTCCCAGATACAGATTACCTAAGGACATACTGGCCAGAGATATAGAAGCCATTATTAAAACAGGGATCGAGGTTCGGGTTAACACCTCAGTTGGCAGTGACCTAACATGGGCAGATTTACAGCAGTCGGGTTTTAATGCTGTTTTCATTTCGGTCGGAGCTCAAGTAAGCCAGCGTCTGGCGATTGAAGGGTTGGAGTTAGACGGGGTCCGGTGGGCAATCGAATTCCTTAAAGAGGTCAATCTGGGTCGGCCGATGGAGTTAAAAGGGGAAGTTGTAGTTATCGGCGGGGGGAATACGGCCATTGATGCGGCCATGACCGCCTTGAGGCTGGGCGCGACATCAGCTCGATTAATCTGCCTCGAATCCAGAGAAGAAATGCCGGCCCATTCATGGGAGTGCGATGACGCTCTGGCCGAAGGTGTAGTATTTCACAATAGCTGGGGCCTGAAACGCCTTTTAGGGAAAGATGGACGTGTAACCGGGTTGGAACTGAAAAAATGTACATCCGTCTTTGATAAAAAAGGACGATTTGCACCGGTTTATGACGAGGCTGAAACCCGGACCGTTGAAGCGGATACGGTTTTAATGGCAATTGGACAGACCACAGAGCTTGCCTTTCTGGATGAACCCGGGATTAAACTTGATTATCAGGGTATGATCCAGGTGGATCCGGATACCATGCAGACAAATGAGTCAAGTGTTTTTGCCGGTGGGGACGTGACTCGTGTGCCCGGCTCGGTAATTGACGCCGTGGCCGCGGGCCGGAGGGCCGCTTCCTCGATTGATCGGTACTTAGGTGGCGACGGGGTAATAGATGAAGTTTTTTTTGAAAGAGTCGGTTCACAGCCAAAACTGGGCCGGGAGGATGATTTTGCCATCTGGCCCAGGGTTAAATCCCCTTACCTGAGTGCTGAAGCCCGGAGTTCATCCTTTGATCGGATAGATCTGGGTTTTAATAAGGAAATGGCCGTGGAGGAGGCTGGCCGATGCCTCAGCTGTGATCTTCGATTGGCCATTCAATCGGCCCCGCTCCCGCCGGAAAAATGGCATGTATTCGACAAAGAAGGCATAAACGAGGTTCCGGATATGGAAGGTGTCTATCTGCTGGCCGATGAGGAGAAACAGATATTTTCCATAAAAGGGGTTTTAAACCTGAGGTCGGCCCTGGAGGAGGAATTGTTAGCGGATTCAAGGGCCTGTTTTTTCCAGTTCGAAAAAGATAAGATGTATACTAAAAGGGAAACAGAGTACATGCAGATATACGGCCTCGCCGCTGGCGGGGATGATTTGGACGATCTTTTTTAA
- a CDS encoding 4Fe-4S binding protein: MIAHYGYKDGSGEYFIIIDTDLCDGCGDCEKACPYGVLETGEDPNDPFREEPVVMVSEGHRRKIKYSCSPCKPVSDRPVLPCIEACKPGALRHSW, translated from the coding sequence ATGATTGCCCATTATGGATATAAGGACGGGTCGGGCGAATATTTCATCATTATTGACACCGACCTCTGCGACGGGTGCGGGGATTGTGAAAAGGCCTGCCCTTACGGAGTCCTTGAAACCGGAGAGGACCCCAACGACCCTTTCAGAGAAGAGCCGGTGGTTATGGTCAGTGAGGGGCACAGGAGAAAGATCAAATATAGTTGTTCACCCTGTAAGCCGGTTTCTGACCGGCCGGTTCTGCCTTGTATCGAAGCTTGCAAACCCGGGGCTTTGCGGCATTCCTGGTAA